The genomic window TGCAACTGAGACGACTACATTTGCTGTTTTCCTGCCGACTCCCGGAAGCTTAGTCAGTTCATCCCGATCACGGGGTACAACCCCATTGTACTCATCCAATAACATCCTGCACAGCTTTTGAATATTTTTAGCCTTGTTTCTGTAAAGACCAATTGATCTAATATCGTTTTGCAGCTCCTCCAAAGATACATTTAAATAATCTTCAGGAGTTTTATATTTCTGAAATAAATTCTTGGTTACTTTATTGACAAGCACATCTGTGCACTGTGCAGATAATGCAACTGCAATGACAAGTTCAAATGGGTTTGAATGGTTAAGTTCACAGTGTGCATCTGGAAACATCTTGCCCATCTCATCAAGGCAGAGTCTTATTTGACTATTATTCAACAACTTTCTCACCACTTTATTTTTTCTACAATATTATTGCTCTAGCCAATTATAAAAAGGAATGGTTTTTCCAGGCTGTTCAGAAGCTTCGTTAAGCTTTCCTCTTTGTTGCTGGTTTTGTCTGAACTTTTTCCCGTAGCTCTTTGCCTGTTCAATCGTTTTTATTCCA from Bacillus sp. DTU_2020_1000418_1_SI_GHA_SEK_038 includes these protein-coding regions:
- the nth gene encoding endonuclease III, with protein sequence MLNNSQIRLCLDEMGKMFPDAHCELNHSNPFELVIAVALSAQCTDVLVNKVTKNLFQKYKTPEDYLNVSLEELQNDIRSIGLYRNKAKNIQKLCRMLLDEYNGVVPRDRDELTKLPGVGRKTANVVVSVAFDVPAIAVDTHVERVSKRLAICRWKDSVLEVEKTLMRKVPMDEWSVTHHRMIFFGRYHCKAQNPQCESCPLLEICREGKKRMKGKLGE